The following proteins come from a genomic window of Miscanthus floridulus cultivar M001 chromosome 2, ASM1932011v1, whole genome shotgun sequence:
- the LOC136536265 gene encoding T-complex protein 1 subunit alpha-like, whose product METEWCGKRHGKAVLWSRKYSSFANDRSAPAVSSLPLVHPRAPLGGSAMAIGGQQGRFFPSTLDEPAVLAHYRIYMDKGMTMLDAEINIAKDTWDNDYRVGDGTTSVVIIAIELLKRGNDLMKNKIHPTSIISGYRLAMREACKYVEEKLVVKVDKLGKHSLINSAKTCMSSKLITTDSDFFAAMVVEAVQGVKITNANGEVKYPIKSINILKAHRKSAKDSYLPCYKFEN is encoded by the exons ATGGAGACAGAATGGTGTGGAAAGAGGCACGGGAAGGCAGTGCTGTGGAGCCGCAAGTATAGCTCGTTCGCCAATGACAGATCTGCCCCGGCCGTCTCTAGCTTGCCCTTGGTCCATCCCAGAGCACCACTAGGTGGCAGCGCCATGGCGATCGGTGGACAGCAGGGCAGGTTCTTCCCCTCAACTTTGGATGAACCTGCG GTATTAGCTCATTATAG gataTACATGGATAAGGGTATGACGATGCTTGATGCTGAG ATTAACATTGCTAAGGATACATGGGACAATG ACTATCGAGTAGGAGATGGAACAACTTCAGTTGTCATCATAGCAATAGAGTTGCTGAAG AGAGGCAATGATCTTATGAAGAATAAGATCCATCCAACCTCTATAATCAGTGGCTACAGG CTTGCTATGCGTGAAGCCTGCAAATATGTTGAGGAAAAGTTGGTAGTCAAG GTTGATAAACTTGGAAAACACTCCCTTATCAATTCTGCAAAAACTTGCATGTCTTCAAAATTGATCACTACTGACAGTGATTTCTTTGCTGCTATG GTTGTCGAGGCAGTTCAAGGTGTGAAGATTACAAATGCCAACGGAGAAGTGAAGTATCCAATCAAG AGCATCAATATTTTGAAAGCTCATCGTAAAAGTGCCAAGGATAGTTACCTACCATGTTATAAG TTTGAGAACTGA